In Micromonospora sp. NBC_01813, the following are encoded in one genomic region:
- a CDS encoding 1-aminocyclopropane-1-carboxylate deaminase, producing MSIASFERYPLLFGPSPVHRLDRLTRHLGGAAIWAKREDCNSGIAYGGNKTRKLEYLVAEAIATGCDTLVSIGGVQSNHTRQVAAVAAHAGLKCVLVQESWVDWPDPVYDKVGNILISRLAGAEVRLVRAGFDIGFRQSWEQALREITEAGGRPYPIPAGASDHRLGGLGFANWAYEVAEQERQLGVFFDTIVVCSVTGSTQAGMVAGFAALAEAESGAAAESGAAAESGTGAAAGGRPRRVLGIDASAEPARTHEQIARIARQTAELIGVRRPVGPADVELDERYHAGVYGVPDDATLDAMRLAARTEGMVTDPVYEGKSMAGLIDLVGRGEIGRDATVLYAHLGGQPALNGYSALFS from the coding sequence ATGTCGATCGCCTCGTTCGAGCGCTACCCACTGCTGTTCGGCCCGTCGCCGGTGCATCGGCTGGACCGGCTGACCCGACACCTCGGCGGCGCCGCGATCTGGGCGAAACGCGAGGACTGCAACTCCGGGATCGCGTACGGCGGCAACAAGACCCGCAAACTCGAGTACCTGGTCGCGGAGGCGATCGCCACCGGATGCGACACCCTCGTCTCGATCGGCGGGGTCCAGTCCAACCACACCCGCCAGGTCGCCGCCGTCGCCGCGCACGCCGGGCTGAAGTGCGTACTGGTGCAGGAGAGCTGGGTGGACTGGCCGGACCCGGTCTACGACAAGGTCGGCAACATCCTGATCAGCCGGCTCGCCGGAGCCGAGGTGCGGCTGGTCCGCGCCGGGTTCGACATCGGCTTCCGGCAGAGCTGGGAACAGGCACTGCGGGAGATCACCGAGGCCGGCGGCCGGCCGTACCCGATCCCGGCCGGCGCCTCCGATCACCGCCTCGGCGGCCTCGGCTTCGCCAACTGGGCGTACGAGGTCGCCGAACAGGAGCGGCAACTCGGCGTCTTCTTCGACACCATCGTGGTCTGCTCGGTCACCGGCAGCACCCAGGCCGGGATGGTCGCCGGATTCGCCGCCCTCGCCGAAGCCGAGTCCGGGGCCGCAGCCGAGTCCGGGGCCGCAGCCGAGTCCGGGACCGGTGCCGCAGCCGGGGGGCGGCCGCGCCGGGTGCTCGGCATCGACGCGTCGGCCGAGCCGGCCCGGACCCACGAGCAGATCGCCAGGATCGCCCGGCAGACCGCCGAGCTGATCGGCGTACGGCGTCCGGTCGGCCCGGCCGACGTGGAGCTGGACGAGCGTTACCACGCCGGGGTGTACGGCGTACCGGACGACGCCACCCTGGACGCGATGCGGCTGGCCGCCCGGACCGAGGGGATGGTCACCGACCCGGTGTACGAGGGCAAGTCGATGGCCGGGTTGATCGATCTGGTCGGCCGGGGCGAGATCGGCCGCGACGCCACGGTGCTCTACGCGCACCTCGGCGGTCAGCCGGCGCTGAATGGCTACAGCGCGTTGTTCTCCTGA
- a CDS encoding proline--tRNA ligase, which produces MRWSQLHVPTLRDDPAEADAPSHRLLLRAGFIRQLMAGHYSLLPLAVRVRAKVIEVIRDEMTRIGAQEFALPALHPAEIWRKTGRWDSMGEEMFRLRDRRGADLALGMTHEEIFTTLAQELNSYRELPQLWYQFQTKFRDEPRPKAGLMRTREFTMKDSYSFDLAADGLDRSFDLHHDAYQRIFARLGIPAIAVQASSGAMGGSASVEFMCPAPTGEDEVVDCAGCGYAANLEKATSLVTPSPDAAETQQPDAAGAQPATDAAGSDAPQPFDTPGVRTIDDLAVGFAAPADRQIKTLVYVLDGQLTLVLLRGDHPLHEQKLADATGAAQLRAAHADEIRAALGASPGSLGAVGVAAELPVIADEALRGRRDMFTGANVDGVHLRGVDVDRDIAVGRWADLRTVAAGEPCVRCGQPLRVRRAIEVGHIFKLGYRYSEALDASVLDQAGKRVPVIMGSYGIGVERAMAAVVESHHDDKGIVWPVAVAPFEVAVVVAQVDDGPVAETGERIYQQLVAERIDVVIDDRAERAGVKFRDVELVGIPVRVTVGKRSLADGVVEVTDRATGETVRVSVEQVVDHVRAAIRRDDPNQWA; this is translated from the coding sequence ATGCGCTGGTCGCAGTTGCACGTCCCCACGTTGCGCGACGACCCGGCGGAGGCCGACGCGCCGAGCCACCGGCTGCTGCTGCGGGCCGGCTTCATCCGGCAACTGATGGCCGGGCACTACTCGTTGCTGCCGCTCGCGGTGCGGGTCCGCGCCAAGGTCATCGAGGTGATCCGGGACGAGATGACGCGGATCGGGGCGCAGGAGTTCGCCCTGCCCGCGCTGCATCCGGCGGAGATCTGGCGCAAGACCGGCCGGTGGGACTCGATGGGCGAGGAGATGTTCCGGCTGCGCGACCGCCGGGGCGCCGACCTCGCCCTGGGCATGACCCACGAGGAGATCTTCACGACCCTCGCCCAGGAGTTGAACTCCTACCGGGAGTTGCCGCAGCTCTGGTACCAGTTCCAGACGAAGTTCCGCGACGAGCCCCGGCCCAAGGCGGGGCTGATGCGCACCCGTGAGTTCACCATGAAGGACTCGTACAGTTTCGATCTGGCCGCCGACGGGCTGGACCGCTCGTTCGACCTGCATCACGACGCGTACCAGCGGATCTTCGCCCGGTTGGGTATCCCGGCGATCGCGGTGCAGGCATCCAGCGGCGCGATGGGCGGGTCGGCGTCGGTGGAGTTCATGTGTCCGGCGCCGACCGGCGAGGACGAGGTGGTGGACTGCGCCGGCTGCGGCTACGCCGCCAACCTGGAGAAGGCCACGTCGCTGGTCACCCCGTCGCCGGACGCCGCCGAGACACAACAGCCGGACGCCGCCGGGGCACAGCCGGCGACGGACGCCGCGGGGTCCGACGCCCCGCAGCCGTTCGACACCCCGGGGGTACGCACGATCGACGACCTCGCGGTGGGTTTCGCGGCACCGGCCGACCGGCAGATCAAGACCCTGGTGTACGTGCTGGACGGCCAGCTCACCCTGGTGCTGCTGCGCGGTGACCACCCGTTGCACGAGCAGAAGCTGGCCGACGCCACCGGGGCGGCCCAGTTGCGGGCGGCGCACGCCGACGAGATCCGGGCGGCGTTGGGGGCGTCGCCGGGCAGCCTGGGCGCGGTCGGGGTGGCGGCCGAGCTGCCGGTGATCGCCGACGAGGCGTTGCGTGGCCGGCGGGACATGTTCACCGGCGCCAACGTCGACGGGGTCCACCTGCGGGGGGTCGACGTCGACCGGGACATCGCGGTGGGTCGGTGGGCCGACCTGCGTACGGTCGCCGCCGGTGAGCCGTGCGTGCGGTGCGGCCAGCCGCTGCGGGTACGCCGGGCGATCGAGGTCGGGCACATCTTCAAGCTCGGGTACCGCTACAGCGAGGCGCTGGACGCGTCAGTGCTCGACCAGGCCGGCAAGCGGGTTCCGGTGATCATGGGAAGTTACGGGATCGGCGTGGAGCGGGCGATGGCGGCGGTGGTGGAGAGCCACCACGACGACAAGGGGATCGTCTGGCCGGTGGCGGTCGCCCCGTTCGAGGTGGCGGTGGTGGTGGCCCAGGTCGACGACGGCCCGGTCGCCGAGACCGGCGAACGGATCTACCAGCAGCTGGTGGCCGAGCGGATCGACGTGGTGATCGACGACCGGGCGGAGCGGGCCGGGGTGAAGTTCCGCGATGTCGAGTTGGTCGGCATCCCGGTGCGGGTCACTGTCGGTAAGCGGTCGCTGGCCGATGGCGTGGTCGAGGTGACCGATCGGGCCACCGGCGAGACGGTCCGGGTGTCGGTGGAGCAGGTGGTCGATCATGTCCGTGCGGCGATTCGGCGCGACGATCCCAACCAGTGGGCTTAG
- a CDS encoding LLM class F420-dependent oxidoreductase translates to MDLRIFTEPQQGASYQQLLAVARCAEETGYDAFFRSDHYLVMGDADGLPGPTDAWTTLAGLARDTSRIRLGTLMSAATFRYPGPLAITVAQVDEMSGGRVEFGVGAGWFEAEHTAYGIPFPPLAERFDRLTEQLAIITGLWETPVGGTFDYPGKYYQVTGSPALPKPVQRPGPPVLIGGKGRKRTPQLTARYADEFNVPFEGVDESARLFGQVRAACAAGGRDPDSLRLSNALILCCGRDDAEVARRAAVIGREPDELRANGLAGTPAEVVEKIGRYAEIGAQRIYLQVLDLADLDQLELVAAEVAPQL, encoded by the coding sequence GTGGACTTGCGGATCTTCACCGAACCCCAGCAGGGCGCCAGCTACCAGCAGCTTCTCGCGGTAGCGCGGTGCGCCGAGGAGACCGGCTACGACGCGTTCTTCCGGTCCGACCACTACCTGGTGATGGGCGACGCGGACGGGCTGCCCGGGCCGACCGACGCCTGGACCACCCTGGCCGGGCTGGCCCGCGACACCAGCCGGATCCGGCTCGGCACGCTGATGAGCGCGGCCACCTTCCGGTACCCGGGCCCGCTGGCGATCACCGTGGCGCAGGTGGACGAGATGAGCGGCGGCCGGGTCGAGTTCGGCGTCGGTGCCGGCTGGTTCGAAGCCGAGCACACCGCGTACGGCATTCCGTTCCCGCCGCTGGCCGAACGCTTCGACCGGCTGACTGAGCAGCTCGCGATCATCACCGGACTCTGGGAAACCCCGGTCGGCGGCACGTTCGACTACCCGGGCAAGTACTACCAGGTCACCGGTTCGCCGGCGCTGCCGAAGCCGGTGCAGCGGCCGGGACCGCCGGTGCTGATCGGCGGCAAGGGACGCAAGCGGACCCCGCAGCTGACCGCCCGCTACGCCGACGAGTTCAACGTCCCGTTCGAAGGCGTGGACGAGTCGGCGCGGCTGTTCGGGCAGGTCCGCGCGGCCTGCGCGGCGGGTGGCCGCGACCCGGACAGCCTGCGGCTGTCCAACGCGCTGATCCTCTGCTGCGGTCGCGACGACGCCGAGGTGGCCCGCCGGGCGGCGGTGATCGGCCGGGAGCCCGACGAGCTACGCGCCAACGGCCTGGCCGGTACGCCGGCCGAGGTGGTGGAGAAGATCGGTCGGTACGCCGAGATCGGCGCCCAGCGGATCTATCTGCAGGTGCTGGACCTGGCCGACCTCGACCAGCTGGAACTCGTCGCCGCCGAGGTCGCGCCACAGCTGTGA
- a CDS encoding ABC transporter ATP-binding protein: MTGLAVACRRVVQIYRGEAGDVVALSGVDLTINPGEMLALVGPSGSGKSTLVALLAGLMRPSAGRVSVGTYDLGKLSDREISRMRGTQIGVVLQGAVRNLLPYATLRRNVWLAQRRAAATAGIDLDDPDRILDLVGLPGRGDARIAELTPDARQRAALAVGVAASPGLLLVDEPTSQLDTHGRDEVLDALETINAQRGTTIVVVTHDAQVGARLGRAVTIRDGRVGAEGRDGEDFAVVAGDGTVQLPPEVLGEYPPGTLLRVAQVDGAVTLVVGGTAPPGLIPEGARGATAD; the protein is encoded by the coding sequence GTGACGGGACTTGCGGTGGCCTGCCGGCGGGTGGTGCAGATCTATCGGGGCGAGGCCGGAGACGTGGTGGCACTCTCCGGAGTGGACCTGACGATCAACCCTGGGGAGATGCTGGCCCTGGTCGGCCCCTCCGGATCCGGAAAGTCGACCCTGGTGGCGCTGCTCGCCGGGTTGATGCGCCCGTCCGCCGGCCGGGTCAGCGTCGGCACCTACGACCTCGGCAAACTCTCCGACCGGGAGATCTCCCGGATGCGGGGAACCCAGATCGGCGTGGTCCTGCAGGGCGCGGTCCGCAACCTGCTGCCGTACGCGACGCTGCGCCGCAACGTGTGGCTGGCCCAGCGGCGGGCGGCCGCCACCGCCGGCATCGACCTGGACGACCCGGACCGCATCCTCGACCTTGTCGGGCTGCCCGGCCGGGGCGACGCCCGGATCGCCGAGCTCACCCCGGACGCCCGGCAGCGGGCGGCACTCGCCGTCGGCGTCGCCGCCTCGCCCGGCCTGCTGCTGGTCGACGAGCCGACCAGCCAGCTCGACACCCATGGCCGCGACGAGGTGCTCGACGCCCTGGAGACGATCAACGCCCAGCGGGGCACCACCATCGTGGTGGTCACCCACGACGCGCAGGTCGGTGCCCGGCTCGGCCGGGCGGTGACCATCCGCGACGGCCGGGTCGGTGCGGAAGGCCGCGACGGCGAGGACTTCGCGGTGGTCGCCGGCGACGGCACGGTCCAGCTGCCACCCGAGGTGCTCGGCGAGTACCCGCCCGGCACCCTGCTGCGGGTGGCCCAGGTCGACGGAGCGGTGACGCTGGTCGTCGGCGGTACGGCACCGCCCGGTCTGATCCCCGAAGGCGCGCGCGGCGCCACAGCGGACTGA
- a CDS encoding GntR family transcriptional regulator, translated as MPLKPVPRTLLRDSAYAAIRDAVVRGDLAPGAAVRDQDLAEQLGLSRAPVRDALARLADEGLVERKPQSHTRVTPVVLRDVQDAASVVRAMHELAARTGVPALTDAQVARMRAANRRFAAACAADDLDTALVADDELHDVLVVASGNRAAAATIARYTPLIRRLERRQFSPAGARRSVELHEELIDACTARDAEEATLVTARIWQSLVELATDPSLS; from the coding sequence GTGCCGCTGAAGCCAGTTCCGCGAACCCTGCTGCGCGACAGCGCGTACGCGGCGATCCGCGACGCCGTCGTGCGCGGCGACCTCGCGCCCGGGGCCGCCGTACGCGACCAGGACCTCGCCGAGCAACTCGGCCTCTCCCGGGCACCGGTGCGCGACGCGCTCGCCCGGCTCGCCGACGAAGGGCTCGTCGAACGCAAGCCGCAGAGCCACACCCGGGTCACCCCGGTAGTGCTGCGCGACGTCCAGGACGCCGCATCCGTGGTACGCGCCATGCACGAACTGGCAGCCCGGACCGGCGTACCGGCACTCACCGACGCCCAGGTCGCCCGGATGCGCGCCGCCAACCGCCGATTCGCCGCCGCCTGCGCCGCCGACGACCTCGACACCGCGCTGGTCGCCGACGACGAACTGCACGACGTGCTGGTCGTCGCCAGCGGCAACCGGGCCGCCGCCGCGACCATCGCCCGCTACACCCCGCTGATCCGCCGGCTGGAACGCCGCCAGTTCAGTCCCGCCGGTGCCCGCCGCTCGGTCGAGCTGCACGAAGAGCTGATCGACGCCTGCACCGCCCGGGACGCCGAGGAGGCGACCCTGGTCACCGCCCGGATCTGGCAGTCGCTGGTGGAACTCGCCACCGACCCGTCCCTCAGCTGA
- a CDS encoding arylsulfotransferase family protein: MVADHDDTPSTRRFSRRGLLGVGGGLVAAGASGAAGFGFGRGAAAPTAEPVPDAGPEQVRSYATRPDLRVPVVETTVDGPVADGLIFLTPAAGAGGRGPLIVDGTGEPVWFRQVAGPADVAVDLRVQRLAGEPVLTWWEGTIVNGVGGGEFVIADRAYREITRIRADGDLPTDQHDFILTDDGTALFFVYELVAADLSTVGGIADGALYDGVIHEVEVGTGRTVRRWQARDHVPLTESYADPPADDRARTPFDFFHPNSVDVDHDGHLLVSARHTWTVYKIDRDSGAVLWRLGGKRSDFDLDEGADFSWQHDARRRADGTIGIFDNRAGISDEAEQSRGLVLAVDETGRTASVVRELPPPGNLLARTQGGVQELPGNRSFVGWGAEPHFSEYAEDGTMVFAGHLPEDNGSYRAYRFDWTGRPTGRPAVVAEASSGEAVTVRVSWNGATDVASWQVRGGAQPSGLTVLGEADPTGFETAVTVHGPVAYVVVDALDADRRTLASSVTVPVRPAEGT, encoded by the coding sequence ATGGTTGCCGACCACGACGACACCCCCTCGACCCGACGATTCAGCCGCCGCGGCCTGCTCGGTGTCGGCGGCGGATTGGTCGCCGCCGGAGCCAGCGGGGCCGCCGGCTTCGGCTTCGGGCGCGGCGCGGCGGCGCCCACCGCCGAACCGGTGCCCGACGCCGGACCCGAACAGGTGCGCAGCTACGCCACCCGGCCGGACCTACGCGTCCCGGTCGTCGAAACGACCGTCGACGGTCCGGTCGCCGACGGGCTGATCTTCCTGACCCCGGCAGCCGGTGCCGGCGGGCGAGGGCCGCTGATCGTCGACGGCACCGGTGAGCCGGTCTGGTTCCGGCAGGTCGCCGGGCCCGCCGACGTCGCCGTCGACCTGCGGGTGCAGCGGCTCGCCGGCGAACCGGTGCTGACCTGGTGGGAAGGCACGATCGTCAACGGCGTCGGTGGCGGCGAGTTCGTCATCGCCGACCGCGCGTACCGGGAGATCACCCGGATCCGCGCCGACGGCGACCTGCCGACCGACCAGCACGACTTCATCCTGACCGACGACGGTACGGCGCTGTTCTTCGTCTACGAACTGGTCGCCGCCGACCTGTCCACGGTCGGCGGCATCGCCGACGGTGCGCTGTACGACGGGGTGATCCACGAGGTGGAGGTCGGCACCGGCCGGACCGTGCGCCGCTGGCAGGCCCGCGACCACGTGCCACTCACCGAGTCGTACGCCGATCCGCCCGCCGACGACCGGGCCCGCACACCCTTCGACTTCTTCCACCCGAACTCGGTCGACGTCGACCACGACGGCCACCTGCTGGTCTCCGCCCGGCACACCTGGACCGTCTACAAGATCGACCGCGACAGCGGGGCGGTGCTGTGGCGTCTCGGCGGCAAACGCAGCGACTTCGACCTCGACGAGGGTGCCGACTTCTCCTGGCAGCACGACGCCCGACGGCGCGCCGACGGCACCATCGGGATCTTCGACAACCGGGCGGGCATCAGCGACGAGGCGGAGCAGTCCCGTGGCCTGGTCCTCGCCGTCGACGAGACCGGCCGCACCGCGTCGGTGGTCCGCGAACTGCCGCCGCCGGGCAACCTGCTCGCCCGTACCCAGGGCGGGGTGCAGGAGCTGCCCGGCAACCGTTCGTTCGTCGGCTGGGGTGCCGAACCGCACTTCTCCGAGTACGCCGAGGACGGCACGATGGTGTTCGCCGGTCACCTGCCCGAAGACAACGGCTCCTACCGGGCGTACCGGTTCGACTGGACCGGGCGACCGACCGGCCGGCCCGCCGTCGTCGCCGAGGCCAGCAGCGGCGAGGCGGTCACCGTGCGGGTCAGCTGGAACGGCGCCACCGACGTGGCCAGCTGGCAGGTACGCGGCGGTGCCCAGCCGAGCGGGTTGACGGTGCTCGGCGAGGCCGACCCGACCGGCTTCGAAACCGCCGTCACCGTGCACGGTCCGGTCGCGTACGTGGTGGTCGACGCACTCGACGCCGATCGGCGGACCCTGGCGTCGTCGGTCACCGTCCCGGTGCGCCCGGCCGAGGGCACCTGA
- a CDS encoding acyl-CoA mutase large subunit family protein, with protein MDAEQIAAGRARWQARYDAATKRDADFTTLSGAPVDPLYGPPDSADVPGFERIGWPGEYPYTRGLYPTGYRGRTWTIRQFAGFGNARQTNERYKMILGAGGGGLSVAFDMPTLMGRDSDDPQSLGEVGHCGVAIDSAADMDVLFDGIDLAAVTTSMTISGPAVPVFCMYLVAAERQGADLATLDGTLQTDIFKEYIAQKEWLFGPEPHLRLIGDLMEFCAERIPRYKPLSVSGYHIREAGSTAAQELAYTLADGFGYVELGLSRGLDVNRFAPGLSFFFDAHVDFFEEIAKFRAARRIWARWLREVYGATDERALWLRFHTQTAGVSLTAQQPVNNVVRTAVEALAAVLGGTNSLHTNALDETLALPTDESAEIALRTQQVLMDETGVANVADPLGGSWYVEALTDRIEAEAEEIFARIRQLAGDGPHPIGPMTAGILRGIEDGWFTGQIAEAAFVYQRALEDGRKRIVGVNCHTGTVAKELEILRISHEVEVEQRRLLTQRKSARDADLVRRRLDDMVVAARGGGNMVPAMLDAIRAEATLGEICDALRDQWGVYREPARF; from the coding sequence ATGGACGCCGAACAGATCGCCGCCGGCCGTGCCCGCTGGCAGGCCCGCTACGACGCCGCGACCAAACGGGACGCGGACTTCACCACGCTGTCCGGTGCGCCGGTGGACCCGCTCTACGGCCCACCGGACAGCGCCGACGTGCCCGGGTTCGAGCGGATCGGCTGGCCGGGGGAGTACCCGTACACCCGAGGGTTGTATCCGACCGGCTATCGGGGGCGGACCTGGACGATCCGGCAGTTCGCCGGCTTCGGCAACGCCCGGCAGACCAACGAGCGCTACAAGATGATCCTCGGTGCCGGCGGCGGCGGGCTCTCGGTCGCGTTCGACATGCCGACGCTGATGGGCCGCGACTCCGACGACCCGCAGTCGCTCGGCGAGGTCGGCCACTGCGGCGTGGCGATCGACTCCGCCGCCGACATGGACGTGCTCTTCGACGGCATCGACCTGGCGGCGGTCACCACCTCGATGACCATCTCCGGGCCGGCGGTGCCGGTGTTCTGCATGTACCTGGTGGCCGCCGAACGCCAGGGCGCCGACCTGGCCACCCTGGACGGCACCCTGCAGACCGACATCTTCAAGGAGTACATCGCCCAGAAGGAATGGCTGTTCGGCCCCGAGCCGCACCTGCGGCTGATCGGCGACCTGATGGAGTTCTGCGCCGAGCGGATCCCGCGCTACAAGCCGCTGTCGGTCTCCGGATACCACATTCGGGAGGCCGGCTCGACCGCCGCGCAGGAGTTGGCGTACACCCTCGCCGACGGCTTCGGCTACGTCGAGCTGGGGCTCTCCCGTGGGCTCGACGTCAACCGGTTCGCCCCCGGCCTGAGCTTCTTCTTCGACGCGCACGTCGACTTCTTCGAGGAGATCGCCAAGTTCCGGGCCGCCCGCCGGATCTGGGCCCGCTGGCTGCGCGAGGTGTACGGCGCCACCGACGAACGCGCCCTGTGGCTGCGCTTCCACACCCAGACCGCCGGGGTGTCGCTGACCGCGCAGCAGCCGGTCAACAACGTGGTACGTACGGCCGTGGAAGCCCTCGCGGCGGTGCTCGGCGGCACCAACTCGCTGCACACCAACGCGCTCGACGAGACCCTCGCCCTGCCGACCGACGAGTCCGCGGAGATCGCGCTGCGGACCCAACAGGTGCTGATGGACGAGACCGGGGTGGCCAACGTGGCCGACCCGCTCGGCGGATCCTGGTACGTCGAGGCGCTCACCGACCGGATCGAAGCCGAGGCGGAGGAGATCTTCGCCCGGATTCGGCAACTCGCCGGCGACGGCCCGCACCCGATCGGCCCGATGACCGCCGGCATCCTGCGGGGGATCGAGGACGGCTGGTTCACCGGACAGATCGCCGAGGCCGCGTTCGTCTACCAGCGGGCCCTGGAGGACGGGCGGAAGCGGATCGTCGGAGTCAACTGTCACACCGGGACGGTCGCCAAGGAGCTGGAGATCCTGCGGATCTCGCACGAGGTCGAGGTCGAGCAGCGCCGGCTGCTCACTCAGCGTAAGAGCGCCCGGGACGCCGACCTGGTGCGCCGCCGCCTCGACGACATGGTCGTGGCCGCGCGGGGCGGCGGGAACATGGTGCCGGCGATGCTCGACGCGATTCGCGCCGAGGCGACACTGGGCGAGATCTGCGATGCTCTGCGTGACCAGTGGGGGGTCTATCGGGAGCCGGCCCGCTTCTGA
- a CDS encoding ABC transporter ATP-binding protein, which translates to MQTTVDHATIQLDAATLGYGTTEPVLRDVSLTVPPGRLLAVTGPSGAGKTTLLSAMAGVLRPVSGTVMLGGEPLRDRDHAVTRKVVLVPQDNGLAAVLTAGENLQVTLIASGLSPVEARRSGAAALERLGLAGQTDQLVEELSGGQQQRTALARALALGGDVLLADEVTSELDAANRQLVLELLRAEADRGATVVFATHDPEAAAACDAELHLLDGRAELTRRWSEPAQENNAL; encoded by the coding sequence GTGCAGACCACCGTCGACCACGCGACCATCCAGCTCGACGCGGCCACCCTCGGCTACGGCACCACGGAGCCGGTGTTGCGCGACGTCTCCCTGACCGTGCCACCCGGGCGGCTGTTGGCGGTCACCGGACCGTCCGGCGCTGGCAAGACCACCCTGCTGTCGGCGATGGCCGGCGTGCTGCGGCCGGTCTCCGGGACGGTCATGCTCGGCGGCGAGCCACTGCGCGATCGGGACCACGCCGTCACCCGCAAGGTGGTGCTGGTGCCGCAGGACAACGGGCTCGCCGCGGTGCTGACCGCCGGGGAGAATCTGCAGGTGACGCTGATCGCGTCCGGCTTGAGTCCGGTCGAGGCGCGGCGCAGCGGTGCGGCCGCGCTGGAGCGGCTCGGGCTCGCCGGGCAGACCGATCAGCTCGTCGAGGAGCTCTCCGGTGGCCAGCAGCAGCGCACTGCCCTGGCCCGGGCGCTCGCGCTGGGCGGCGACGTGTTGCTTGCCGACGAGGTGACCAGCGAGCTGGACGCGGCCAACCGTCAGCTGGTCCTCGAACTGCTACGGGCGGAGGCGGACCGGGGCGCGACCGTCGTGTTCGCCACCCACGACCCGGAAGCCGCCGCCGCCTGCGACGCCGAGCTGCACCTGCTCGACGGCCGGGCCGAGCTGACCCGCCGCTGGTCCGAGCCGGCTCAGGAGAACAACGCGCTGTAG